In Meleagris gallopavo isolate NT-WF06-2002-E0010 breed Aviagen turkey brand Nicholas breeding stock chromosome 6, Turkey_5.1, whole genome shotgun sequence, the genomic stretch tttctGAACTCTGATACAGTATGTGTCTACTTAAGTATTAGAGATGGAAAATTAGGTATTCAAGGAGAGGCTATGATTAAATCACCACATGTTCCTAAACACTGGCATAAGAGTGACTATCTTTGAACTGAGCTATTTAAAACTAGTAGTTCCCTGAAACAATTAGACAGACAGCAAACCTCGGGGACTGCTCCAGCCTCTGTGAATGAGTTTCAGTATCACAAGTTAGTTTTACAGTAAGTTTTCCTAAAATAGGATCACTCACTCATGTTACCTCTTCcaaaaggagaataaaagagGTGGCAACCAGATGGGGTAGTACCACCTACAGCCTGTTACTATTTGAGCATCATTACGTGGGCATAAGCAAAGCGATTGTGCCTGTTACATAAGAAAACAGTACCCACTTGGATCTCCAAAAGTAGAGTCTTACCTAAGGAAAAATCTCTGTCGATTTTCTTCTTGTCCATTCCACCTAAATACCCATTTTCATTGAGAGAGACAACACGCTTGGAGACAGTCCCTGAAGTTGCCAGTTTGCTTCCTCTCTCCTCATATACCTTCAACAGCTTCTCCTCATCCACCTCCTCTCCTGAGTCTGCACTTTTAATGCTCAGACGTCTCATCCGGGACACAGAGTCAACTTCTTTCATTCGCACCAAGCGATCCATGGCAGTCCGGCTTGGTGGAGATGTGAGCTTGCCTTGTAGTGTCTCTATCACTTTTGAGGTGTTCCTCACTCTCTTTTCTGAGTGCTGACACACAGCTGGTTTGGACACCAAGTTTTGGTCTCCACCTTTGCTGGGTCTCACAGGTTGCTCAAACGTTTGCTCCTTCACCAACATTTTAGTGCTGCCTTCCTGGTGAGTGGTCTGGCATTCATCAGGGTATAATGATTGGTCCCTTTCTCCAACAAAGAGAGCACTCTCTGTCCAGCCACACTTACGTCTGCTTTCATaagaattgtctttttttccttctttgccaCTTACAGTGCTCTCTGCTGATGACCCAAGGTCATGGGCATTGCTTGCAGGCCTTGTGCCTGGCTGGGGTCCAACGTGGTCATCTGGAAGGAGAGATTCCACTGCTATTTCTATGCCTAAAATTCTTGCAGCTCTTGCCTGCAAGGACTCATTCACAGGGATTTCCACAGAATTTTCATTTGAAGAGTAATCAGAATTGCTAGCACCACGGCCTGAGGCTGTATCAAGTCCCACTGCCCTCAAATCTGGCTCAGAGCACCCTTGGTTCCTCTTGGTTAAGGACAAGCGTACTACTGAGCCTCTCTCGAATTTTGTATCATTTTGGGGAGCTGCACCTTTGCTCAGTTTAACAAAGTCTAGATAATTTTGGTCTTCACTCATCTCCTGTAAGACAGGATTATTAAAAGGATTACCATGGTAGGAGCTGCTTGGGCTACTGGACAAGAATCTCTTGATAGGTGCTGTGCGAACTGGCTGGCTGTTTGCTCTATTCTTGGCTTCCACCGTCCTCCTTTCTGTTATCAGACTTCCATCTGCTGATCTGACTCCTTCATTGCTCCCTCCTGGCTGCGAAGAGCACTGAGAGCCAACACAGCCCATCTCAGTGCCATGCTCTGTCCCTGTGCTCCAACTTTCAGACTTACTTTTAACTCTCCCTGACTTAAATACAGGCACCTCTGGCACAACTGTTTCCAACTTCCCACCACGTTTTGGTTCTTGGTTTCCATTTCTAGGTGACCTTCTCTGTGGAAGGGCACATGACTGTGGAGAAGCTCCTGCACTTTCCAAGTCTTCCTCACTGCTCATGCTCTCTTCCTGCCCTTGCAGCTCCTTGTTAAAACTTTCTAGCTCACTTATTGCATCCCAGGGTCGGCGACTGACAGGCTTCAGAAGGAACTGCCCAAACAGCTCTTTACTGTTGCAAGGAGCTCCTGCTCCTCCCTTAACTACATCAGCCTTGGGAAGAACGCCAGCTTCCCGCTCCTGGGCAGGCAGGGTCTGGCTCTGGTGGCCCTTTGGCGAGGAGGCCTGTGGGACGGAGGTGGCAGTTCTAGAAAATGCGCTGTTGCTGGACTGGCTGAGGTACATCTGCCCCTTGATGCCATAAGCACCCTGTATGCAGCCTCTGTCATCAGAAAGTGACCCTGTCTGTTTCGACCCAGCTGCGGATATCATACATCCTAGTTGCTTTGGAGACAGAGATTTGTTTCTGCTGGGTTGCCCAGGCTTTGTACCATGGAAAATCTGTGGGTTTTTAGGTTCTTCAGAGAAACTGGTCTGTGTTTGCTGGTCTTTGTACTGATCACCTGGCCAGGAGCCAGAGTATTTGAGCTCTCTGTGTTTTGCAGGCTGAATAAATCTGAGGTCATTCATTTGTTTGAACTCTTCTGGTCTCCACAGCTCTTGTTTTTGTAACTCATTTTTATTGGTCATGCTTCCTGTAAGAGCTTGTAACTCCAAGTCAGTTGAAGACATACTTAAGAGACTTTGTTCTTGCAAAGCCCCATTGTTATCAAACCCGTTCTTATCAGGGCTCTGGGTTATGTTGTTGTTCCTATCTGTATCTGGCAGATTTGTTTCTGATTTAACTGGGATAGAGACCAAACAAAATAtagtttcattcatttttttctttgaactcTTTTTGCTCTGCATCCCAGTTCCAGGTTCAAACTTTTTCACTTTTGTAATGGTCTCACAGGTGCTGTCCATATGTGAGTTTCTTACAAGAAGTTTGCCTTTTGTGTACTCTGTGCTGGCTTCATTGCAGGGGCTGTGATTAGCTGTGCTACAACTGTCTCTTTGGTCCAGCAAGGCACAATTTTCCTGATCTCGGACGGATGGTGCCAACCATCTGCTGCTGTGGGTGGAGCTGTCAGAAGTTCTTTCTCCCTTTACAGAACCGGCTAAGTGTGATGCATCCAAAAAGGCACTGTTGTACTGTACTTCAAGAT encodes the following:
- the JCAD gene encoding junctional protein associated with coronary artery disease isoform X1 yields the protein MFSVEDLLISHGYKLSKNPPASYENRYDGYRHEAAGNRSGQRTLNGFEADPRAAYCKKPLTKTNSSSTESSHGSQGRQAGPGYHHDLQGLSTFHTSEGGVYDRPQLAWSSQPKSDKDLAYWRRRGQDFSVLLGYSQKGGAEMQGLAAAHGAPRHPKDAQLKVGLSTEYVRRSGLPESCEGPGDCKWQNMRTECWNQPKKVGRQMSDGDREKLLQELYSLTLGDDVLGSHNKGKSQSLPRVLLQESMRCVEMPSLTNSNNSLSVSKAPSYPSHRLTAESAKHHEMGGHFLPLVKPKYGRPLKPPSYELQRQSRTVETGCQDHYQKNEPISYLAKASEPRQDACVHDPGLEPPVYVPPPSYKSPPHHTVSPHPFSEVPNNATYASSDQQDTAERAVACQRPAVNSVEMGGAPCKDSHLPPGKQSHSRHPADFLRSVQYIPFDDPRIRHIKIAPPEGLQDNIKYIENAHSPSSGTSQERDLEVQYNSAFLDASHLAGSVKGERTSDSSTHSSRWLAPSVRDQENCALLDQRDSCSTANHSPCNEASTEYTKGKLLVRNSHMDSTCETITKVKKFEPGTGMQSKKSSKKKMNETIFCLVSIPVKSETNLPDTDRNNNITQSPDKNGFDNNGALQEQSLLSMSSTDLELQALTGSMTNKNELQKQELWRPEEFKQMNDLRFIQPAKHRELKYSGSWPGDQYKDQQTQTSFSEEPKNPQIFHGTKPGQPSRNKSLSPKQLGCMISAAGSKQTGSLSDDRGCIQGAYGIKGQMYLSQSSNSAFSRTATSVPQASSPKGHQSQTLPAQEREAGVLPKADVVKGGAGAPCNSKELFGQFLLKPVSRRPWDAISELESFNKELQGQEESMSSEEDLESAGASPQSCALPQRRSPRNGNQEPKRGGKLETVVPEVPVFKSGRVKSKSESWSTGTEHGTEMGCVGSQCSSQPGGSNEGVRSADGSLITERRTVEAKNRANSQPVRTAPIKRFLSSSPSSSYHGNPFNNPVLQEMSEDQNYLDFVKLSKGAAPQNDTKFERGSVVRLSLTKRNQGCSEPDLRAVGLDTASGRGASNSDYSSNENSVEIPVNESLQARAARILGIEIAVESLLPDDHVGPQPGTRPASNAHDLGSSAESTVSGKEGKKDNSYESRRKCGWTESALFVGERDQSLYPDECQTTHQEGSTKMLVKEQTFEQPVRPSKGGDQNLVSKPAVCQHSEKRVRNTSKVIETLQGKLTSPPSRTAMDRLVRMKEVDSVSRMRRLSIKSADSGEEVDEEKLLKVYEERGSKLATSGTVSKRVVSLNENGYLGGMDKKKIDRDFSLGKTLLLEIQVGTVFLCNRHNRFAYAHVMMLK
- the JCAD gene encoding junctional protein associated with coronary artery disease isoform X2: MFSVEDLLISHGYKLSKNPPASYENRYDGYRHEAAGNRSGQRTLNGFEADPRAAYCKKPLTKTNSSSTESSHGSQGRQAGPGYHHDLQGLSTFHTSEGGVYDRPQLAWSSQPKSDKDLAYWRRRGQDFSVLLGYSQKGGAEMQGLAAAHGAPRHPKDAQLKVGLSTEYVRRSGLPESCEGPGDCKWQNMRTECWNQPKKVGRQMSDGDREKLLQELYSLTLGDDVLGSHNKGKSQSLPRVLLQESMRCVEMPSLTNSNNSLSVSKAPSYPSHRLTAESAKHHEMGGHFLPLVKPKYGRPLKPPSYELQRQSRTVETGCQDHYQKNEPISYLAKASEPRQDACVHDPGLEPPVYVPPPSYKSPPHHTVSPHPFSEVPNNATYASSDQQDTAERAVACQRPAVNSVEMGGAPCKDSHLPPGKQSHSRHPADFLRSVQYIPFDDPRIRHIKIAPPEGLQDNIKYIENAHSPSSGTSQERDLEVQYNSAFLDASHLAGSVKGERTSDSSTHSSRWLAPSVRDQENCALLDQRDSCSTANHSPCNEASTEYTKGKLLVRNSHMDSTCETITKVKKFEPGTGMQSKKSSKKKMNETIFCLVSIPVKSETNLPDTDRNNNITQSPDKNGFDNNGALQEQSLLSMSSTDLELQALTGSMTNKNELQKQELWRPEEFKQMNDLRFIQPAKHRELKYSGSWPGDQYKDQQTQTSFSEEPKNPQIFHGTKPGQPSRNKSLSPKQLGCMISAAGSKQTGSLSDDRGCIQGAYGIKGQMYLSQSSNSAFSRTATSVPQASSPKGHQSQTLPAQEREAGVLPKADVVKGGAGAPCNSKELFGQFLLKPVSRRPWDAISELESFNKELQGQEESMSSEEDLESAGASPQSCALPQRRSPRNGNQEPKRGGKLETVVPEVPVFKSGRVKSKSESWSTGTEHGTEMGCVGSQCSSQPGGSNEGVRSADGSLITERRTVEAKNRANSQPVRTAPIKRFLSSSPSSSYHGNPFNNPVLQEMSEDQNYLDFVKLSKGAAPQNDTKFERGSVVRLSLTKRNQGCSEPDLRAVGLDTASGRGASNSDYSSNENSVEIPVNESLQARAARILGIEIAVESLLPDDHVGPQPGTRPASNAHDLGSSAESTVSGKEGKKDNSYESRRKCGWTESALFVGERDQSLYPDECQTTHQEGSTKMLVKEQTFEQPVRPSKGGDQNLVSKPAVCQHSEKRVRNTSKVIETLQGKLTSPPSRTAMDRLVRMKEVDSVSRMRRLSIKSADSGEEVDEEKLLKVYEERGSKLATSGTVSKRVVSLNENGYLGGMDKKKIDRDFSLDTYDPTKVEKV